Part of the uncultured Fretibacterium sp. genome, GCACCGCATCATGGTGCCGAACGGCATGAAGGGCAAGGTCAAGAGCATCCAGTCCGGGGACCATACGGTCGAGGACGTCATCGCCGTGCTGGACGACAACGGGACGCAGCACGAAATCCGGATGCTCCAGCGCTGGCCCGTGCGCCAGCCGCGCCCGGTCGCCAGGCGTCTGGCGCCCAACGTGCCAATGAGCACGGGGCAGCGCGTCGTCGACGCCTTTTTCCCCATCGCACTGGGTGGGACGGCCTGCGTGCCCGGGCCCTTCGGTTCGGGTAAGACGGTCATCCAGCACCAGTTCGCCAAGTGGGCCCAGGCCCAGATCGTCGTCTACGTCGGCTGCGGCGAGCGCGGCAACGAGATGACGGACGTGCTCCTGGAGTTCCCCGAACTGGAGGACCCGCAGTCCGGACACCCGCTGATGAAGCGGACCACGCTCATCGCCAACACCTCCAACATGCCCGTCGCGGCGCGCGAGGCCTCCATCTACACGGCCATCACGCTGGCCGAGTACTACCGGGACATGGGCTACTCCGTCGCCCTGATGGCGGACTCCACGAGTCGCTGGGCCGAGGCCCTGCGCGAGATGTCCAGCCGCCTCGAGGAGATGCCCGGCGAGGAGGGCTACCCCGCCTACCTCGGGACGCGTCTGGCGTCCTTCTACGAGCGCGCCGGCCGCTGCATCGTCAAGGGAAAGGACGGACGCGAGGGCTCCATCAGCGTCATCGGGGCGGTCTCGCCTCCCGGCGGCGACCTCTCCGAGCCCGTCACGCAGAACACGCTGCGCGTCACCAAGGTGTTCTGGGGACTGGACGCGAACCTGGCCTATCAGCGCCACTTCCCGGCCATCAACTGGCTCTCCAGCTACTCGCTCTACACGGAGCGCCTGGACGCCTACTGGGACGAGAAGTTCGACGACGAGTGGAGCGGCCTCCGCGTCGAGGCGATGAGCC contains:
- a CDS encoding V-type ATP synthase subunit A, producing the protein MPNEGLVKGTIERIAGPLVIAKGMTGASMYDVVHIGEIGLVGEIVELEGDNASVQVYEETSGLMPGEPVVCLGEPLSVELGPGIIEQFYDGIQRPLELIEQAAESHFISRGINVPAIDRKKKWTFEPRVKAGDVVEPGDILGTVQETIVVEHRIMVPNGMKGKVKSIQSGDHTVEDVIAVLDDNGTQHEIRMLQRWPVRQPRPVARRLAPNVPMSTGQRVVDAFFPIALGGTACVPGPFGSGKTVIQHQFAKWAQAQIVVYVGCGERGNEMTDVLLEFPELEDPQSGHPLMKRTTLIANTSNMPVAAREASIYTAITLAEYYRDMGYSVALMADSTSRWAEALREMSSRLEEMPGEEGYPAYLGTRLASFYERAGRCIVKGKDGREGSISVIGAVSPPGGDLSEPVTQNTLRVTKVFWGLDANLAYQRHFPAINWLSSYSLYTERLDAYWDEKFDDEWSGLRVEAMSLLEEEDQLREVVRLVGIDALSKEERMVLETAKSLREDFLHQNAFHEIDTYAS